Below is a genomic region from Henckelia pumila isolate YLH828 chromosome 3, ASM3356847v2, whole genome shotgun sequence.
CAGCCCTGTGTAGCCCAACCCGTAGGTTGGTTCAAGAGGGAGCGCCCGAGCGGCCATATATGGCAGATCGGGCGCAACCCCCTccgagataaaaaaaattaaaaattcgcGACATGAATTTGTGTCGCCAAATGTATAATTTTGTGTCGCCAAGTGTTTTGGTTAATTTTATTCCGCTTGAATTAGTATTGTCtcattaatgatgcttattcttTAATTACCCCTTAGgattagattagcacccgaggtccccacaaatattttcatcttttaatttaagaatcccggaatttaaatctcaaaatccgtaaattctcaaattaaatattttcaactcgaaaattaaatctctaatttccataaattctccaattcatattttcccaaattcggaatttaaatctaatcttTCAGAGCCTTACATAGGCTGTCGAGACAGACTGGTTGGAAAATCCGACACACCCCATTTGGTTGGGTGGCCTGGAAAATTATCAACCCTACTCACTTATTTGGCGGGTTGGGATGAGCCCGATCCGAAACGAACCCATCTCATTTGAACAATTATATATACTGATATGCATATACTCTCTTTTATGTTACTATGGAATGAAATCGGTATTCTAAAATTCTCATTTAAGTGACGATAATCTCGATTAAACGCTCTTTTTAGAATGGaaaatttcatatatttttttgaacgaaaatatttttataaatatgtatatttattgttCAGAACTTGAAATATCTATTAGCTCTTATATTTACAATGATTAAAATTAcaataaaaattgaaaataatttttttttttgcttaaaTTCATACTAAGCTCGCTTaaactcaaaaaaaataaacttgGCATTTACGTCTCGACGAACTTCGCACCACATAGAACCTTGGATGAAATGATTAAAATTAGACTTGTCAAATTGGGCTAGGCCCGtcgggccggcccgccccgccatgaaaatgggttgggttgggttggccaAATCTCAGCCCGTTTGGAGGCGGGCCAAACGGGCTGAGCCCGCGCGGGCCGCGGGTTAGGGCGGGCTGGCCCGTCGCGGGTTGGGGTGGCCcgccaaatatttttttattttatttttgcaaaattgtattttttttagtgttttttatacatatttttttgttttattgaacttattttgaatgaattttgatgataatAAACTATgtagtatttttaaatttttttcatatttttttttactaattaattttatatattattaaattttaatagtaatattttttaatattgattaaactctttgattaaattttatttttcattttcttaCCATTTCaagtgtttttaattttttttttgaatttaaaaattaacatttattttataaaaaaaattaataaaaaattaggcgggccggcccgcccgaCCCGCGGCCCAAGACGGGTTGGGTTGGGCTGAGCATTTGGAGGCCCGCCCAAatggcgggccggcccgccccgccGGCCCGTTTTGACATGTATAATTAAAATGCTACACCTTTGGGAAAATTCATCGATCCAAACATACCGCTCAAGATGTGACGTAATTTGTGGGCTGTCTTAAATCTTAATTAAACaagaattaataaataattatattatataagaaaaatgatgacacaaaaatttgaaaaaccaTCCACCTACCCTAATATAGAATCCGTTGGAATCCTCCAGGCCCCAACCAAACCCCACCACCACCACCCCTAATTCACCATTTTTCttccaaatccaattccaaaaAAGATAAACACGCatacaataaaacaaaaagaacCAGCAAAGCTAGAGGGAGAAGCTGTGGTTGAGAGAGAGTGAGAATCAAGAATTTTTTCAGGCTACCCACGATCCAGTTTGCTCCACGGCAGTTGCCTTCAATCCATCTGAATCAGATATATAATAATCAAGAAATATGCCCTCTGGTTCTAAGAAGCGAAAAGCTGCCAGGAAAAAGAAGGAAAACCAGTCTGTTTCTAATCACTCTGATGGTATAAAACTCTTTCTTTGaagtttttaaattgaaaaaggGTGTTGTTTCTTGATTTTTATAGTAGCTCGTACAGACCCCATGTGACGTTTAATTATTCTTACATCTTTTTCTAACTTTACAGTTGGGTTTTCATCAATTTGGCTTCGTGGGTGTCGCTTGAAAATGTGTTTCTTCGATTGATTTAGCATCATTTTCTATTGTTGTGATGTATGCTCGTGTATTGAATTAATATGTTTGCTTTCTTTGAACAGTAGTTGAGATCGGATTTAAGGACTTGTGTTAGTATTTGTTGTCCTTTTCAGTTTTGATTATTGATTTCTGAATTCTGTTTTCGTTCTCGATTTTGTTCTTGACTGTTTCGAAATGGATCAAAATACGGTAGGGGATGATGACGTCAAGCAGCAAGATGATAAAGACAGTGATGTTGGGGAGCTTAGCTCTCCCACCTCACAAGACCACAATGGCCACCAAGACCTTTTGACTGAGGGGGGCGAAGAAGAAATTGAGAAGGGAGAGAACACTTCTCATACTCCCGCTGAAGAATCATTGAAAACTAAGGACAGTGAAGAGCCAAGTATTGTGGTGGAGGACGATGTTGTTGTTCCAGTTGACAGGGAATTCGAGATTGAGGATAAATCTAGTAAAAAGGCTGATGGGAATTCGTCCCGGAGCTCCAGTAGATCCAGTAGTGGAAATAGTAGCGATAGCAGTTCAGATGACGAGTCTCATTGTATCAAGAAAGGTGAAGCTGCAAAAGATATTGCTCCGGTTCTCGAGTTGGGAAACGGCAATGAATCTTTTTCTGCAGTGCCAGCTGAGAATATAGTCGGTGCTGAGATTGATGATGGAGTTGATTCAGTTGTGGAAAACTTCCCGACTGAGGAATTAAAGAACATTTCAACCTTGGGTGACAAAGTAGAGACAGATACTTCTATTTCCCCTTTTATAATTGAACCCATAGAATCCGAGGAGAAAAGACTGGGTTTTGTCGAAGACAATGGCAGTTCGACGGTTATCATGGATGTGCCATTGAAGAGGAAGGACGAATCTATTGAGAATATAGTTGCCCCAGATATTAAGGAATGTGTAACCCAGGAAAGTCATGACATTGGAGTTGAACTTGAGAAAGATTCTGGAGTTACCGAGGTACTGTTTGTTTCATGTTACTTTTTGGAACATAGCTCGTGATTCACTGACTATTATACAAAAATCTTTcccttttttttcaaaacttttttcAGGTGTTGCTGGTTCCTGCTCCTCGTCCAGTGCAAACGACATGGAAGAGTTGTTGTGGACTGTTTGAGGTGTTTTCAAGGTCCGGGAGATAATTCGAGTTCACAATCTTCCGAAGCTTCAAATGTATTAATCTTTACTCTTGTATCTCATTCTTATCAATGTTCAACATCATAGAAAATCGGAATGAAAGTAATGATAAATCCTCGAATGCTTTGTTGCAGAACCCACAAATGAACATGCTTTGCAGGAATGCACTTGTGTAAAAATGGGAGTGATTTTCGTGATTAGAGATATAAATAATGATACGAAGAATAGCAGGCAAGATCTTGAGTTGTATTATGCCCCAGCGGGAAGTTCCTAGCATATCATCTGTTTTCTCATCGATTTAGCAGTAGCCAGTAGATAGACCTGaacttttttattttgtgtgctGTGGTATGGTTTTTTGGTACAGTTTTATATTTTGCTCTTGGAAACTTGTGGGTTTGCAAAAACTTGTGAACATTTGAAGTTGCATCATATCTACCTGGTATCTATTTTCAGTGTCTTGCTTCAGAGTCGAGTTCGTAATGATGAGAATTTGTTGATTCATTGATCATTGGTTCCTTTGCATTAGACCATTAGTGTTTCCAATTCATGATTTAATGTAAATACTTAACACCTGCGGCACCCTCTACCAAACTGGTTAATGCGCGCTTCTCAAAATTCAACGATCTCACGGCTCAAACAGGATAATGTTGAAATACGAGTTGTACCTTCACATACGACCTTACTTTCTTCTCGGTGATCTGGGCCGTCTAGCGCTCCGGCTGGCGGCTTCTTGACACCTTTGAGTGGGCAATTGTTGCTGTGATGGACAAAGTGTTTCGTTCTATTAGGTTTATTGTTTGGATGTTATTTATGGGTCTACAAGTACTTAGGTAGTGTCTGGGATTGCTTAAAAACAGTGTTTTTGAGCTTTTcttttataaaatttcaaaagcAATGTTTTAAGTAATCCCAAAAATTACCCAAGTACTAGCCTGCCTCTCCAAGCTACTTTTTATGTATCTTGTGGTTTGAGTATTGTTCTCTAATCTTTATGCTTCACCTGGTCTTGTTTTGGTGCTTTTCAAAGCTAATTATTGCTTTCCAGTACTGGAACTGCATGTCTAAAttgtttcaaaatggatttttgatcgAGTTTATGTCTACATATTCATCATTTATTGTTTGTTAAATGTTTGTATCATGTTTATAAATAGTTATATTGTGCATACTAATGATAATTGTTGGTTATTTCTACTAATTCGTCTGTATGTATATGGTTTCACAAAGTCGTCCTCGGATTTTTGTGTGGAACTCTGACTGTGTGTTAAGTGTTtggatttattaaaaaaatagagaTTTCGAATTGGAATTGGATTTCATGAAATTGAAATTCTTTTTTGGTATttgataagaatttaaaatatagaGTAGtataaattgataatataatttttcagataaataatattttataaaatttggaAAGAATTTGAATACTACAATTAtgttatattaatataatttttaaaaattttatttaatttttaaaaattttattataactttTTAAAACTCAAATGCAATGAAATACTATCAATTTCAtttcaaaatcttattttaccaAATACTAAAATGAAATTTGTAATCCAAATGATCCGACATTTTTTTTATGAGACGGAAGGATCCGTGCATGTTATTTGAACCGTGATAACATATTATattgttaaattttttaatttatctaATACATTTGAAATTAATGTATTTTAATACAAAATCGCGAAACATGTCATTAGACAACTTATAACGTTAAATTATGAAACATCTAATGAACATcaacatttttttcttttttaatagAAACTTAAATTGAAACCATATTCAAACTTTAATAATCAAAGATTTTATTTGAACAAAGATTAAATTGAGATCCAAACCATGACGAACAAAGTACCAAACCAAATAAAATCTTTGATTATTAAAGTTTGAATATGGTTTCAATTTAAGTTTctattaaaaaagaaaaaaagacgAACAAAGTACCAAACCAAAACCTACATTAAATTTGGTTTTCAATTGCTAATTGTCTTTTCCTCTGTTGTAATACATGTTTAAAAAATAACACAACTGAACAAAATAAACATTCAACCAAGCTTTGGGCATAACCCCAGAAACCAAAGATTTACTAATAATCATGCAACCTCAACCGTGCAAGCTTGTTAGTTATAACTACATAAGTTTTGATGGGCGATCACCGATTTCTTTCCTCTTCTTAGTAGATACATCATGAGCAATTTCTGCACAATATTTCCTGATTCACCAGTCCCCGATGGATTGTCAGCCACAAACCAATTAGTGCCTTCGGTTCAAGTACATTGAACACAACATAATAATCAAGATCAATCGCTGGGGAAAATTGCATTACCTGTTGTGCATCATCAACAACTCAAGCTCCTTGTAGTTAATACGCCAGGGAACTTTTTGAACCCATTCGAAAAGATAGTGTCTAGTGTTCAGTTTAGTTCAATATCTGCACtataatattaatatagtttAGGGGTGATGTATGAATGATTTGGGTATTTTGATGCCCAACATAGGATATAGATCAGATTTAGTTTGAACTAAACCGAAAAATACTGTATGAATGATTTGGGTATTTTGATGCCCAACATAGGATATGGATCAGATTAAGTTAGTATGTTAGGTCCCTAGGATACCTACCTTTGGGCCTGCGCCAGTTTGCCTGTCGTGCATTCATCAAGTAATTTGAGATCAACCAAATAGTAACACAGCCATGATAAATATTAAGATATCGATAAATCAGGAGAATGCACAATTTTTTTAGAAAGTTTACACATGTAAGCAGGATTATAGTAACAGAAAGCTTGTGAATAGAAGCTAACTATGTCGCAAAGGCCTGTTTTACCATCAATATCTGCCCTGAAACGAAATGTACAGCAACAAGTTGAAATGCTGGACATTAGATACCATGGGCAAGATACCAACCAGACATATTTATAGAGAGTAAAGCAGATgaggaaataataaaataatataatataaaacaaaaataaatctgTATCAGCAATCTCAGCCGAAAGATGGTGAATTTGTTTGTGATAATCATTGGAAAATCAGTGACTATTAATAACTTCATCATTGATTGCATGAACAGAGTTCACtgcattgaaaattaaaaaaaattcaatccaAAAAAATGAATGATAACAAATCTTGAGATATGCAAGCGAGATCAGATGGTAGTGCATGTTTTGTAAGATCATCATTCAATTACAGAATAGGTGGATAAGCATCATCACGCCTCTTTCTGCGTATCTCAATCATCAAAACACTTTGGTAATTAAATCAAAAtagtaaaaacaaaaaaaaagaagaggaaAACAAATCCAGAAAAGAGGAATCAGTTAAAAATGTCAATCACCACATTACATCTGATAGATGTAACTTAAGCCTGGGGCGACAAATTAACTATCATCACGTTCCTCGGTATACACCAATCAAGagattaaaat
It encodes:
- the LOC140892070 gene encoding uncharacterized protein; translation: MPSGSKKRKAARKKKENQSVSNHSDGDDDVKQQDDKDSDVGELSSPTSQDHNGHQDLLTEGGEEEIEKGENTSHTPAEESLKTKDSEEPSIVVEDDVVVPVDREFEIEDKSSKKADGNSSRSSSRSSSGNSSDSSSDDESHCIKKGEAAKDIAPVLELGNGNESFSAVPAENIVGAEIDDGVDSVVENFPTEELKNISTLGDKVETDTSISPFIIEPIESEEKRLGFVEDNGSSTVIMDVPLKRKDESIENIVAPDIKECVTQESHDIGVELEKDSGVTEVLLVPAPRPVQTTWKSCCGLFEVFSRSGR